The Bradyrhizobium sp. CCBAU 051011 DNA segment AGGTAAACAGCGTCTCGTTCAACAATTCATCCCGCAGCCGGCCGTTGAAGCTCTCGATGAAGGCATTCTGCATGGGCTTGCCCGGCGCAATGTAGTGCCAGGCGACCCGGCTCTGATCAGTCCATGTCAGGATGGCGTTGCTGGTGAGTTCGGTGCCGTTGTCGCTGACCACCGTCTTGGGCTTGCCGCGCTCGATCACCAGCCGGTCCAGCTCCCGCGCCACACGGGTGCCGGAGAGCGAGGTATCGGCCACCAGTGCCAGGCACTCGCGCGTGCAATCATCGACAACGGTGAGGATACGGAAGCGGCGGCCGTCGGTGAGCTGATCCGACACGAAGTCGAGCGACCAGCGGTCGTTCGGCGCCCTCGCCACCGTCATCGGCGCCCGGGTCCCGATCGCCCGCTTGCGGCCGCCACGGCGGCGCACCGCGAGCCTCTCTTCCCGGTACAGCCGGAACAGCGTAAGCGGCAAGCTGAGGCCGTCAGGCGGCGTGGTTCCATGGCATAAGCGCGTCGATTTCGCTGCTCGGCCAGCCGTTGGCGATACGCTGAAGCGTGAGGGTGAGCCAGGCGAACGGATCGACGTTGTTCATCTTCGCTGTCTGCAGCAGCGTTGCGATGGTCGCCCAGGTTCGCCCGCCGCCGTCGCTGCCAGCGAAGAGGCTATTCTTTCTCGTAATTGTTTGTGGCCTGATGGCGCGTTCGACGATGTTGGAGTCGAGCTCGATGCGACCATCGGTCAGGAAGCGCTCGAAGATGGCACGGCGCGAGACGGCATAGCGGATCGCCTCGGCCAGTTTTGATTTGCCGGAGATCCGCCGCAAGCTCTGCTGCCAGAGGTCGAAGAGATCTGCGACGACCGCTGCGGAGGCTTGCTGGCGCGCGGCAACGCGTGCGTCGGGGCTTTGACCGCGCACGGTCTTCTCGACCTGCCAGAGCTTTGCCATCCGCTCGACCGTCGTCGTTGCCACTCTCGAGCTTCCTGCAACATGCAGCTCGTAGAACTTGCGTCTGCTGTGTGACCAGCAGCCAGCCAAGGTGATGCCATCATTGCCGCGATCGGGTCGCGCCAACTTGTTATAGGCGGCATAGCCATCCACCTGCAGGATGCCGCGATAACCATTGAGATGCCGGACCGCGCATTCGCCGGAGCGGCTGTCTTCGAAGCGATAAGCCACCATCGGGGGACCGCTGCGGCCAAAGGTTCGGTCATCTCTGGCATAGGCCCATAAGTAGGCCGTCTTCGCCGATCCGGAGCCCGGAGCGAGTGTCGGCAAGGTGGTTTCGTCGGCAAAGACCCGTTCGGCCTTCTTGACCTCGCTGAAGATGTAGTCGGCTACGATCTCCAGCTCGAAGCCGAGCTTGCCCATCCATTGCGCCATCAGCTGGCGGTCGAGCCCGACCTTGTCGCGGGCGTAGATGGCCTCCTGCCGGTAGAGCGGCTGGCCATCGGCATATTTGGAGACGGCGATCTGGGCCAGAAGCGCTTCCGTCGGAATGCCTCCTTCAATGATATGGGCCGGGGCCGGCGCCTGGATTACGCCGTCCGCGTTCTTGAAGGCATACTTGGGACGGCGCGTGACGATCACACGGAACTTCGCTGGCACCACATCCAGGCGCTCCGACACGTCCTCGCCGATCAGCACCTTCTGCTTGCCGGCATGCTTAGCCAGCTCTTCCGGCTCAATGACGGTTTCGATCCGTTCCAGATGGGGTGCAAAGCCCTTGCGCCGGCGCGGTGCACGCTTGCCTTCCGCTTGCTCACGGCCCTTGCTGACCTGGGCCTTGATCGCGGCGATGCCGGTCTCGATCTCCTCGAAGACAAAGGCCCGCTGTTCATCGTCGCCGTTCACAGAGCCGAGCTTTTCCGATCGTCGGCCGAACCGGGCGCGGTCGAAGGCCTTCAGGATCTGCGTCAGCCGCTCGATGCGCGCATCGGCATCGGCGTTGCGCGCCCTGAGATCGGCGACTTCGCTCTCCAGAGCATCGGCGCGGGCCGCCTTCTCGGCCATGGCAAGCACCATGGCTTTCAACATCTCTACGTCATTCGGGAGGTTGAGATCGGGCGGCGTCATTGGCCCGACCAGAGCACATTTTGCCCCGTTTCTCTTGCCCTTTCAGCTCACTGATTCACTTCGCCGCAGCGCTTTTACCCAACAATCTCCGGCGGCTTGACCGCCACGGTCCGGACCCGCTTCCAGTCCATCCCATCCACCAGTGCCATCAACTGCGCCGGGTTGAGCTGCACCCGATGATGCCCGATCCGCGGCCAGCAGAACTTCGCCTTTTCAAGACGCTTTAAATAGAGGCACACGCCGGACCCATCCCACCATACGATCTTTATTCTGTCGGCTCTTTTGGCCCGGAAGACATAAAGCGCACCGTCGAACGGATCTGAGCCCGCATCGCGCACAAGCGCAACAAGGCCATCGATACCCTTGCGGAAGTCGACTGGATGGCTGGCGAGGAACACCTTCACACCCGAGGGAATCATGCCGAACGCACCGCCCGGATCACCCGCTGCAAGTGCGCCTCGTCGACGTCCACGCCGGCACGCACGACCACCTCGCCAATGGCAATCTCAATCACTGTGCCTGCCACAGACGCCACCACACCCTCGCAACTCGAGTGCCGCGAGCGATAATGCCGCTCGGCCCGAGCATCACGGCGCCAGGCGAACAGCTGCGACGGGTGAATGCCGATCCGGCGGGCGATCGCCGAGACGCTCGCGCCAGGCTCCAGCGCCTCTGTCACAACTTGCGCTTTGAACTCGTCCGACCAGCGTCGGCGAAGCTGCCGCGGCGTTCCCTCAAGACGGTCGGCGACCGCTTCGATCATATGGAAGGTTCTAGTTCCAGAACTAGGCGCAGACATAGAAGCTCACATCGGCTCACAAACTCAGCAGCCGATAGCCGATCGCTTACCCACTCCGCCAGACGGGGTTTCCTTGCCGCTTACGCCTTATCAGGATGGAATATATGTTCGAATACGTCCTGTGTGACCATCAAGTCAAAGCTACAGTCTTCAAACTTCTGCTCTTCTACATTTTCGTTCCTCATCCTGATCTTCCCCCGAAAAAATGGACAGGGTTAAGCTGCTTTTAGCTCCATCTCGATCGGGCTGATAAAGCCGATGGCGGAGTGACGACGAGTCCGATTGTAGAAGCCCTCGATATAGGCAAAGATATCCCGTGTGGCTTCTGCCCGTGTTGCATAGTGCCTGTGGTGGACGAGCTCCGTCTTGAGCGTGTGAAAGAAGCTCTCCATCGGAGCATTGTCATAGCAGTCGCCCTTGCGGCTCATTGACGCCCTGAGGCCGGCGGATTGCATCAGCTTGCGGTAATCCGCCGAGGCATATTGAACGCCGCGATCGGAATGGTGGATCAGGCCGGCACTTGACCGCTGCGCCGAGATCGCCATCCGCAAAGCCGCCAAGGGCAGGTCGGCGCGCAAATGATCCGCCATCGCCCAGCCGACAATCCTGCGGCTGTACAGATCCATGACGGCGGCCAGATAGAGCCAACCCGGATCGGTCTCGATGTAGGTGATATCGGCCAGCCAGATCTGGTTCCGAGCAGTGGCGATGAAGTTGCGGTCGAGCAGATTCGGGGCGATCGGCAGGTCGTGGCGGCTGTCGGTGGTCCGCACCCGGCGTGGCCGCGCCATGATGGCCCTGATGCCGTGACGCCGCATCAACCGCTCGATGCGACCACGGCTCGCCCCGCGGCCCTGAGCCTTCAACTCGACATGGATACGCGGGCTGCCATAACGCCCGCGGGTGTCGCGGTGGACCCGCCTGATGTCGTCGACGAGGTCACGATTGGCAGCAGATCGTCGGCTCTCCGGGCGCGAGCGCCAGGCATAATAGCCGGCCGGCGAGACGCCGAGCACGTCGCACAGGAGCGTCACCGGATAGTCGGCGCGGCGATCTTCGATGAAGCGGAATCTCATGTCCGTGTTCCAGCAAAGATCGCGATCGACTTTTTTAAAATGTCGCGCTCCATGCGCAGCCGCTCGTTCTCTCGCTGCAAACGCGCGATCTCTGCCGCGTGGTCCGCCGACGGCAGCGTCGCCTGCGTTGTGGGGCGCCGCGTCGCCGCCGTCGGCTCCAGCCGAGCCCCTCGCTGCTCCATCCACCGCCGCAGCACGGAATCGCGCAGCCCAAGCTCCTTGGCAACAGATCCGATCGAGCGCCCGCTCGACGCTACGAGATCAACCGCTTGCCGCTTGTAGTCGTCCGTAAACGACCGACGTTGACGTCCTTCCATCCGACACCTCCTGGCTCTTCGAGCCTACTACAGGTGTCCATCAATTCGGAGGAGGTTCATCCCTTTCTGGGTGCGGCTGCCCGAATGGGAGACCTGGGTAGTAATGAGTCTCGACATAGCCTTTACACTGCGTCTTTAGCTTCTTGCTAAGGGGTAGCCACGGAGAGGGGGATGACTCGTGAATAATCGCGTCCCTCCAGTTCGGTAATTGAGACTGGAGAACATACATAATCGCGCGTTCCCTAGGAATAGAATTGCACCGAGTGCACCGGAGCCGATCTCGAAACCAAGAGTGATCAGCCTTGAAGATCGCTTCCATTTCACAGATTGGGCACCATCCGGTGTGACTAAATTCTATCGCTTCGTGGTTCGACATGGATGTTCACTAAGTATACGTCCGGCTAGAGCAGACTTCTGCGATCGCAGATCAAACTAGCGGGAGACACGAACGAGTGGAAGATGGATTCGCTTACCGGGTTACACAGATCCCTTCCGAACTCGGTATCAAGTCTTCGACCAATAAACCCGCAGCCCTGGTTGCATGCAGAATGACTACGGCCTGCGAATCAGCGAGATGCGATCAAGATCTTCAACGCCGCCCCATCTGATCGAGATAGACTCTACAATCTCCATCCTAGCTTCGTCGCAAAATGACCTGAAGAGCTCTTGCGTCATATGATTACGGGCATG contains these protein-coding regions:
- a CDS encoding class I SAM-dependent methyltransferase; this translates as MRNENVEEQKFEDCSFDLMVTQDVFEHIFHPDKA
- the tnpB gene encoding IS66 family insertion sequence element accessory protein TnpB (TnpB, as the term is used for proteins encoded by IS66 family insertion elements, is considered an accessory protein, since TnpC, encoded by a neighboring gene, is a DDE family transposase.), with the protein product MIPSGVKVFLASHPVDFRKGIDGLVALVRDAGSDPFDGALYVFRAKRADRIKIVWWDGSGVCLYLKRLEKAKFCWPRIGHHRVQLNPAQLMALVDGMDWKRVRTVAVKPPEIVG
- a CDS encoding IS3 family transposase (programmed frameshift), whose product is MEGRQRRSFTDDYKRQAVDLVASSGRSIGSVAKELGLRDSVLRRWMEQRGARLEPTAATRRPTTQATLPSADHAAEIARLQRENERLRMERDILKKSIANLCWNTDMRFRFIEDRRADYPVTLLCDVLGVSPAGYYAWRSRPESRRSAANRDLVDDIRRVHRDTRGRYGSPRIHVELKAQGRGASRGRIERLMRRHGIRAIMARPRRVRTTDSRHDLPIAPNLLDRNFIATARNQIWLADITYIETDPGWLYLAAVMDLYSRRIVGWAMADHLRADLPLAALRMAISAQRSSAGLIHHSDRGVQYASADYRKLMQSAGLRASMSRKGDCYDNAPMESFFHTLKTELVHHRHYATRAEATRDIFAYIEGFYNRTRRHSAIGFISPIEMELKAA
- a CDS encoding transposase; the encoded protein is MIEAVADRLEGTPRQLRRRWSDEFKAQVVTEALEPGASVSAIARRIGIHPSQLFAWRRDARAERHYRSRHSSCEGVVASVAGTVIEIAIGEVVVRAGVDVDEAHLQRVIRAVRSA
- a CDS encoding IS66 family transposase, with translation MTPPDLNLPNDVEMLKAMVLAMAEKAARADALESEVADLRARNADADARIERLTQILKAFDRARFGRRSEKLGSVNGDDEQRAFVFEEIETGIAAIKAQVSKGREQAEGKRAPRRRKGFAPHLERIETVIEPEELAKHAGKQKVLIGEDVSERLDVVPAKFRVIVTRRPKYAFKNADGVIQAPAPAHIIEGGIPTEALLAQIAVSKYADGQPLYRQEAIYARDKVGLDRQLMAQWMGKLGFELEIVADYIFSEVKKAERVFADETTLPTLAPGSGSAKTAYLWAYARDDRTFGRSGPPMVAYRFEDSRSGECAVRHLNGYRGILQVDGYAAYNKLARPDRGNDGITLAGCWSHSRRKFYELHVAGSSRVATTTVERMAKLWQVEKTVRGQSPDARVAARQQASAAVVADLFDLWQQSLRRISGKSKLAEAIRYAVSRRAIFERFLTDGRIELDSNIVERAIRPQTITRKNSLFAGSDGGGRTWATIATLLQTAKMNNVDPFAWLTLTLQRIANGWPSSEIDALMPWNHAA